The genomic interval TTTTTTAGTACGACTTGGCTGGAGCCACGGCGATGATGAAATTTTCAGCCTTGATGATATGAAAAAATACTTTGATCCTAACCATATCAGCAAAAGCTCAAGCACTTTCAATCAAAGCAAACTTGAGTGGCTAAATGCTTATTACATAAAAAACTCATCAAATAAAAGGCTAATAAAAGAGCTTAAGAATTTTAATATCAACATTGAAAATCACCCTAAAAAAGAGCTTTTAATAGATTCTTTTAAAGAGCGCGCCAAAACGTTGGCGGATATGGCGAAAGGGATAGATTCGCTTTTGTCACGTCCAAAAACTTACGAGCAAAAAGCCTTTAATAAATTTATAAATGAAAACTCAAAAAACTTGCTTCAAAAATTCAGCGAAATTTTAGACGCGCAAAATTTAAAAGCAAAGGAAATTGAAGAAAAAACCATGCAATTTTTGGAAAAAGAGGGAGAAAAACTTAAAAATTTAGCCCAACCTTTAAGGGTTGCGATTACTGGCACAAGCGTAAGCCCTTCTATTTTTGAGGTAATTGAAATTTTAGGTGTAAATGAGATAAAATTAAGAATAGAAAATTTAATAAAAAACAAGGAAAGTTTATGATAAACAAAGAAAAAGCACTTGAATATCACATAGGAGGCAAAACTGCCATACAAATCACAAAGCCTTGCGAAAGTGTGGAAGAACTTTCATTGGCTTACAGTCCTGGTGTTGCCGAACCTTGCAAAGAGATTCATAAAAACAGCGAACTTGCTTATAAATACACAAATAAATCAAATTTGGTAGCTGTTATCAGTAATGGAACCGCCGTTTTAGGACTTGGTAATATCGGAGCGCAAGCCGGCAAACCTGTTATGGAAGGTAAAGCGGTATTATTTAAAAAATTTGGGAAAATAGATGCTTTTGATATAGAAATAGATGAAACGGATCCTGATAAATTTATAGAAATCTGCAAAGCGATTGCGCCGACATTCGGCGGTATAAACCTTGAAGATATAAAAGCGCCGGAGTGTTTTTATATAGAAAAAAGATTGAAAGCTGAGACCAAAATTCCGGTTATGCATGACGATCAGCATGGAACGGCTATCATAACATCAGCCGGACTTTTAAATGCCGTTAAAATAAGCGGCAAAAAAATAGAAGATGTCAAGATAGTAGTAAGCGGAAGCGGGGCTGCAGGAATTGCTTGCGCAAGAATGTATAAGACTCTTGGTGCGAAAAATGTAATTATGGTTGATTCTAAAGGCGTAATTTATGAAGGAAGAGAAAATTTAAGCCCTGAAAAAATGGAATTTGCAATAAAAACGGACGCAAGAACCTTAAGCGATGCGATGAAAAATGCCGATATGTTTTTAGGACTTAGCAAAGCAGGTATCGTAAGCAAAGATATGGTAAAAAGTATGGCAAAAAATCCTATAGTTTTTGCTCTTGCAAATCCGGATCCTGAAATCAGCCCAAAAGATGTAAAAGATACAAGAGACGACGCTATTATAGGAACAGGAAGAAGTGACTATCCAAACCAAATCAACAATATTTTAGGATTTCCTTATATTTTCAGGGGCGCGCTTGATGTAAAATCTACAAATATAACTGAAAATATGAAAATGGCTGCGGCAAAAGCCTTAGCAGAGCTTGCAAGAGAGCCTGTCAGTGATAAAGTTAAAAAGATTGTCGGTAATGACAAATTAGAATTCGGTATAAATTATGTGATACCAAATCCTTTTGATGAAAGAGTTTTTTCAAGGGTTGCATTAGCTGTAGCAAAAGCAGCGATTGAGGATGGAGTTGCTTTGATTAAAGACTTTGATCTAAAAAAATACAAAGAGAGATTAGAGGCGGAAAAATGAGCGAAGCGCTGCTTACCGATTTTTATCAACTTACAATGATGCAAGGTTATTTTTTTGAAAAAAAAGATGATGTTGCGGTTTTTGATATGTTTTATCGTAAAAATCCATCAAATGGTGGATATGCGATATTTTGCGGTGTCAATGAAGTAGTTGATTATATTAAAAATTTAAGATTTAGCGATGATGATATTAAGTATTTAAAAAGTTTAGGGACTTTTAAAGACGAATTTTTAAATTATTTAAAAACTTTTAAGTTTAACGGCGAAATTTATGCCGTTGAAGAAGGAAATATAGTTTTTCCGCACGAACCGTTATTACGCGTAAAAGCAAATATTATGGAAGCCCAACTGATTGAGACCGCAATTTTAAACATTTTAAATTTTCAGACGCTAATCGCAACAAAAAGCTCACGTATTTGCAAAGCCGCAAACAACGATTTGGTTATGGAATTCGGACTTAGAAGAGCTCAAGACAGGAGCGCCGGAATTTATGGCGCTAAAGCGGCTGTCATAGGCGGTTGCGGCGGAACGGCAAATGTTTTGGCGGCAAAAATGTTTGACATAAAACCGCTTGGAACACACTCTCACTCGTGGATTCAAAGTTTTGACAATGAAATAGATGCGTTTAGAGCTTATGCTAAAATGTATCCGAATACCGCACTTTTGCTCGTCGATACATATGATACGCTAAAAAGCGGCATTCCAAACGCCATTAAAGTTTTTAAAGAACTTCGCGCAAACGGACACGAACCGCTTGGAATTCGTATTGATTCGGGCGATTTGGAATACTTGACGAAAATAGCGCGTAAAATGCTTGACGAAGCCGGTTTTAAAAATGCAAAAATTACAGCTTCAAGCGATTTGGACGAATATTCTATCGAACAACTTAAACTTTTCGGTGCTAAGATAGATTCTTGGGGAGTCGGCACCAGACTTATCACATCACATGACAGTCCAAGTTTAGGTGGTGTTTATAAACTTTCAGGCATCGAACGAAACGGAAATTTTGAACCGAAAATTAAAATTTCAAATGATCCGCGCAA from Campylobacter hominis ATCC BAA-381 carries:
- a CDS encoding nicotinate phosphoribosyltransferase → MSEALLTDFYQLTMMQGYFFEKKDDVAVFDMFYRKNPSNGGYAIFCGVNEVVDYIKNLRFSDDDIKYLKSLGTFKDEFLNYLKTFKFNGEIYAVEEGNIVFPHEPLLRVKANIMEAQLIETAILNILNFQTLIATKSSRICKAANNDLVMEFGLRRAQDRSAGIYGAKAAVIGGCGGTANVLAAKMFDIKPLGTHSHSWIQSFDNEIDAFRAYAKMYPNTALLLVDTYDTLKSGIPNAIKVFKELRANGHEPLGIRIDSGDLEYLTKIARKMLDEAGFKNAKITASSDLDEYSIEQLKLFGAKIDSWGVGTRLITSHDSPSLGGVYKLSGIERNGNFEPKIKISNDPRKINNPGYKQVYRLYDKDNGKAVADLITLADEKIDESKSLEIFHPLYTYRRKKVENFTAEPLLKPLFIDGKFVGNKRSVMEIAKYSKEQKALIWDEYLRNINPQVYKVDMSNKLWNLREKLINSHKNFN
- a CDS encoding malic enzyme-like NAD(P)-binding protein, which gives rise to MINKEKALEYHIGGKTAIQITKPCESVEELSLAYSPGVAEPCKEIHKNSELAYKYTNKSNLVAVISNGTAVLGLGNIGAQAGKPVMEGKAVLFKKFGKIDAFDIEIDETDPDKFIEICKAIAPTFGGINLEDIKAPECFYIEKRLKAETKIPVMHDDQHGTAIITSAGLLNAVKISGKKIEDVKIVVSGSGAAGIACARMYKTLGAKNVIMVDSKGVIYEGRENLSPEKMEFAIKTDARTLSDAMKNADMFLGLSKAGIVSKDMVKSMAKNPIVFALANPDPEISPKDVKDTRDDAIIGTGRSDYPNQINNILGFPYIFRGALDVKSTNITENMKMAAAKALAELAREPVSDKVKKIVGNDKLEFGINYVIPNPFDERVFSRVALAVAKAAIEDGVALIKDFDLKKYKERLEAEK